The Methanobrevibacter olleyae region TTATTACCAAAAAAGTTGTCTGATGTAGGATGTGAACGAACAATAACAGTTCCCTCTTTTTCATATTTTTCTTTAATAAGTCTAGCTTGTGTATCTTTACCAGAACCATCAAGTCCATCTATAGCAATAAACCTTTTCATCATAACATCTCTTAGACAATTAAAATAAATAAAAATCCGATTAATTAAAATCCATTAAAATAGTATAAGTATAAAAATAATTAATTATAGTTTTAATATAAATAAATATATTTTCAATTGATATTTTAAATAATTATAATAACTTAATTAACTATTATTTTATTAAAACTATTTTATAAAGTTTTATGAAAATATTAAAAATAAAGAAGATAAAACAGGAATAAAATAATCGGATTAAAAAAATAAACTAATTAAATAAATTAAATAATAAAAAATAAACTAATTAAAAAAAGAAAGACTAAAAAAATTAAAAAAGAAAAAATAATGTAATTAAAATTGTTTAGATTAATTTAAAACTACATCATTGAAATAAGATTCATCAGTTGCACCAATGAAAACTAAATCACCATTTTCTTCATACATGAACATATAAATATCATCAGTAACTGGTAACATTGAAGAAGTACTATTATCAGTTTGTTTAGCTATATATCCAGCGTGACCGTTAATAGTTTTCTTTTTACCATCCATAGATTTTGCAACGTAATTAAGTACATCATCAGTTACATTATATTCACCATAATCAGCTACCATAACATAAATAGCATTTTGTTTTGACCCATCCTCATAACCAACAGCAGACATATAATAATCAGAACCACTAGAAGAACTAGTTTCATTGTCCATCCTATACTTTTCGTTTTCAGTGAAACCTGCTGGAATTTGGAAATCTATTCCACCTACAGTTATTTTTTGAGGTTCACTATCAGATCCACCTAAAAATCCTAAATCAAATGCAGATGCAGAAGCTGCTAAAACAACTGCCAATATTGCTAAAATAGCTAATATAACAATCCTATTAAATTTCATATTACCTCTCCTTAAAATTTAATAAAAATAATACAATATTAAACCCTATTAAATTTATAAAAAATTATACAATTTAAAATGTCTTAAGTTTATTAAAAATTAATTAATATTATTTTATTCGTTGATTAATAAATAATTTTTGATATTTTTATAAAATTAGTTAAACCTTATTAAGAAATATAAATAATAATTTTTAAATGGAATAATTAATAAAGAAATGAAAATTAAAAAAAAGTTAACAATGAAAATAATTAAAAATTAAAAATTAAAAAAAGAGTAATAATAAAAATAATTAAAAATCAGCCTTGTAGAAACCCTCTTTTAAAATATTTGAATTAGATACTAAAAATAAAAATAAAGAGTTTAAAATGATTGCTTAAATAAAACAGGTAAAAAAATTCTATATTAATCTAAATTTTACATGCTTTCTACAAAGTTAAAAATTAAAAAAAGAAGCCTTGTAGAAATCCTTTTTAAAAGATTTGTATATTCTATTTTAATCTTTTCTTAATATGCTTTTGAAGCTATTTTAAGAAACTATTTTCAATCTTATTATCACTATCCTCTATTTTATTATCCAAAATACTGCATCTAAGTTTTTTTAATCTTAACTAAAAACATTTATTATTCATAAAGTGTATATAAATTATTAACTGGTAAAGGTGATTATCATGAATGACCGTATGGAAATTGCCCGTGATTTTGCAAAGGCTATAAATAATGAGTATATAATTAAAATAATCTTATTTGGTTCTGTAGCTAGAGAAGAGGATACAGAGGAATCAGATATAGATATTTTAGTTGTGTCCAATTATGCTAAATTGATAGAGCCTAAAATAAGGGAAGAGGTTTTCAATGTTGTTCTTGATAAAAAGGAATTTATATCTGCCCATGTATTTTCAGAGGAGAAATTAAATAAGATTAGTGATTTTTCATTGTTAAAGAATATTGAAGAAGAGGGGATTGTTCTTGAATGAAATAGAATCTTGCATTGAAATTGCAATGGATGATTTAGAATCAAGCAAACTTCTTTTGGAAGCAGGAAAATATAGAAATTCCATTACCTTGTCTTATTATGCCATGTTTTCCATTGCACGGGCATTGCTTTTAAAAAAAGGCTTGACTCCTAAAACACATGATGGCGTAATCACATTGCTTGGGGAAAAATATGTTCTAGAAGAAGGCTTTGATAGGGATTTGGCATCAAGATTTTCTAGGGCAAGAACCCTCAGAGAAGATGCAAGCTATGGCAATTATGATGATTTTGATTTAGATACTGCAAAAGAGAATATTTGGCTTGTTGAAGAGTTTATTGATGAAGCTAAAAAGTTCTTATAATTCTTTTTTTAAAATTTTAAGGTTATAAAAAAAGTTTAGGCTTAAAAATAAAAATTTATTATTAAATTTATTATTTATTTATAAATAAAACAATTAAAAATAAATTTAAGCCTATAAAATTTTACAAAACCAAAATTTTTAATTTTTTAAAAAGCATTTTGTTTATACTAGTTTAATTAAGCATTATTAGTATAATCAGTTATACTGATTTAACTCATAAAAGAATAATTTAAGTAAGTATTTTGTTACTAAATTATTTTACAAGTTTATATTAAAAATACTTAAAATGCTATTTAATATTCCATCAAGGGAAAATCCAGAATCTGAACTGGAATCATTTACAAAATTACTGATTTTTTCTTTGTAAGCATTTGCATCCCCTTGAGCTGATTGCACCTGTGCAATAGTATCTGCAAGGTTTTCAATATCACTATCAGATATATTAATATTATAATTTGTACTGTAATCATTAATAATATTAACAATAGTAGCATGATCTGTGATATTTTCCCCATTTACCTTTTCTTTAACATCATCCACTAATTTAGATAAGTCATCAGCACTAAGATTTGAATTATTCATGATTTCAGCTTGAGTAGAGATTTCTTGATTTGCAGCTTCCTTAACATTATCTGGAATTTCAACATCAGTTGCCTCTTCATAACAATCCATAATACCTGCAAGAGCAGATTCACCAGTAGCACTAACCGGGCTTGTTACATAGACATGTCCCCCTTCAATACCTGCAGATTTTAAAGCAGACATATACATCTTAGGACTTATGGTAGTAATTGAATTATCTACATCTACTGTAATTTCACCATTATGATTTAAATCAAGAAGAGCAGATGAAAATATTTGATTAGAATTATATGATTTACCTGAAAAACCATTAGAAATTTTATTTACATCTCCAGCAGTAATTACTTTTGAATTTACACTATCTAAGTCAACATCAGCTTTAGTTTTAAAATAATTATCAACAATTGATTTGTATTGCTGATTCATATATGTAGTTTCACCATAGGTTATTACAGCTTGGTCTCTATCCTCTGCAAAGCCAGTTGGAATAATGGCCATTGCCAAAAACATAGTTACTAAGCATATAGCTAGAATTCTTTTATGCATTTTATCACCTCATATAAGTTCATAAACTTTATTTTGTTAAACTACTATATAAATGTAATCTATTTTTTACATAATTGAAAGTTTTATAAATAAAATAACTATTTTTCCCAATATAATAAAATATTTTCTAACGATAATGGTGGAGAATCTCTCTAAAAACTCTC contains the following coding sequences:
- a CDS encoding nucleotidyltransferase domain-containing protein, with product MNDRMEIARDFAKAINNEYIIKIILFGSVAREEDTEESDIDILVVSNYAKLIEPKIREEVFNVVLDKKEFISAHVFSEEKLNKISDFSLLKNIEEEGIVLE
- a CDS encoding HEPN domain-containing protein translates to MNEIESCIEIAMDDLESSKLLLEAGKYRNSITLSYYAMFSIARALLLKKGLTPKTHDGVITLLGEKYVLEEGFDRDLASRFSRARTLREDASYGNYDDFDLDTAKENIWLVEEFIDEAKKFL
- a CDS encoding DUF1002 domain-containing protein — its product is MHKRILAICLVTMFLAMAIIPTGFAEDRDQAVITYGETTYMNQQYKSIVDNYFKTKADVDLDSVNSKVITAGDVNKISNGFSGKSYNSNQIFSSALLDLNHNGEITVDVDNSITTISPKMYMSALKSAGIEGGHVYVTSPVSATGESALAGIMDCYEEATDVEIPDNVKEAANQEISTQAEIMNNSNLSADDLSKLVDDVKEKVNGENITDHATIVNIINDYSTNYNINISDSDIENLADTIAQVQSAQGDANAYKEKISNFVNDSSSDSGFSLDGILNSILSIFNINL